In Rattus rattus isolate New Zealand chromosome 9, Rrattus_CSIRO_v1, whole genome shotgun sequence, a genomic segment contains:
- the Prcd gene encoding photoreceptor disk component PRCD encodes MCTTLFLLSVAMLWRRRFTNRVEPEPSRVDGTVVGSSSETDFQATRR; translated from the exons ATGTGCACCACCCTCTTCCTGCTCAGCGTGGCCATGCTGTGGCGCCGTAGATTTACCAACCGAGTCGAACC AGAGCCTAGCAGAGTGGATGGGACAGTCGTGGGCAGCAGCTCGGAAACAGACTTTCAAGCTACCAGGAGGTAA